The DNA window TGCATCAGGTTCATCGAAATATTCCATTCTGTCCAGATTGCCAAACCACCTGATGGTTTTTGAAACTTTATGAATTCTCCTAAATATTCTTCCAGTAAAAGAGCAAATTGATCTCGTCTTTCCTGATAAGTTTTAACTGATTTTTTAAGATAACGATGAATTTCGCCTTCGGCAATCATTTCTCCCAAAACCTGTTCCATCAGAATATCTCCCTGCCGGTCTATAATTCCTAAATATTTCCGCAGTTCTGCCATCAGATTTTCTGGTGCTACAATAAACCCGGTTCGAAATCCCGGTGCCAATGATTTCCCAAATGAACCGATATAGACCACCATTCCGTTCGTATCTGCACTGGCTAATGGAAGGATAGGACTTTTATCATAATGGAAATCATAATCGTAATCATCTTCTAGGATAATAAATCCAAATTCATTCGCTAAGTTCAACAATTCCAGCCTTCTCTGTGCACTCAATGTTACTGTGGTAGGATAGTGGTGATGGGGTGTAAGATACAGCATGCGTATCTTTTGTTTTTTGCAGGCTTCCCGTACATTTTCTACCATAATACCTTCTTCATCAATCGGTATTGAAACAATATTTACACCTGCTTTCTGAAAGATCATATTAACGGAAAAATAACTCAAAGCACCTACCAATACAGTATCTCCCTGTGACAGCAAAACTTCTGAAACAATATAAATACTCATCTCCGTACTTCTTGTAATGAGCAGGTTATTTTTTGAAATAGGCAAGCCCCGCGAAAGATTCAGATATCTGGAAAGATTCTTTTTAAAAAATTCACTCCCGTCATGGTTGTAATGGCCAAGCATTTTATGATGTGCTTTTCGCTTCAAAATAGCACTGTATATCTTAGAATGCTGATCAATCTGTGTCAGTCTGATATCCGGCACCCCATCATTAAAAAGATATTCACAGGCAGAATGTTCAAATGGATTGTCCAGAATATTGGATGTTTTAAAAGAAAAACCGGTTATTTTAGGATAATGTTCCAGATCATTTTTTCCGAATTCTTTAAAAGGTAAAGGTTCATCATGATTTTTCCCGATAATAAAAGTCCCTTTATTTGGAATACTTTCTACCCAACCCTGGGAAAATAATTCATCATAGACCGCTACAATCGTATTTCTGTGAACCTCAAGGGTCTGACTTAAAGCTCTGGTTCCAGGAAGCTTAGTTCCAAAAGGAAGAAAACCTCTCTGAATTGCATTAATGAGCTGATTTGCAATCTGCATATAAATTGAAGTATCTGAGGTTCTGCTGATTTTTACAAAACTTTGATACGGAATTTCAACCGGACTATCCATAATATTAAAACTGGCACCATTCAACCATCCGGCAATATACTACATTTGATCCAAAATAAAAATACATGGAATTTTACAATCTATTAGAAAGCATTGTAAAGAATAATGAGATTCACGCCAAATGGCTGAACACATTATCTTTTATGGAGAATGCAGGGGCCAGAAAAATCTCCAGCTGCGAACATCCCACACAGGTTAGTCAGATCCAGCTAAAACATGCTGCAGAGGAGCACCGCCATGCTTATTACCTGAAAAAGCAGATTGGAAAACTGAATCCTGATTATTGTAAAACTTATGAAAAAGAAGAGCTATTGGCTTCATTAGCTACACGACAGTATCTTCATTCTTTGGATATTAAAGCCTGTAAATATTTACAGAAAGCATTTACGCTAAATAAAGAAGAGCTTAAATATGCTGCTTACCTTTTTGTGACCTACGCGATAGAGGTACGCGCCGACGAATTATATCCCGTATATCAGGATATCCTTACTAAAGAATCTTCTAAAATTATGGTAAAATCTATTATTCTGGAAGAAGAAGGGCATCTTGAAGAAATGATCAATCAGCTGAATGAATTTTCAGAAGACTGGCAGGCTCATGCTGAAAATATCCTGAAAATAGAACATGAATTACACGATCAATGGATTAATTCTATTGCTAAAGAAGTAATACAGCTTAATTAGAAATGTCAGCAGGTCAGTTTGTTCAATGGCAACAGGCATTAGATAAGAGAAAGGAACAGGGAATCTTCAGGTCTTTAAAGAATAGAACTGAAGGAGTTGATTTTTATTCTAATGACTATTTAGGTTTAGCCAGAAATAAGGAGCTTCAACAATTATTGCTTGAAAAAGTTCAGGACAATCCAGCATTATTATCTGGAAGTACAGGATCAAGGCTGATTAGTGGCAATAGCATAACAGCTGCAGAAACTGAAGAATTTATTGCCGCACAACATCAATATGACTCAGCATTGCTTTTCCCCTCCGGATATAATGCTAATCTGGCGTTATTTTCAACACTGCCCGGAAGGCAGGATACGATTATCATTGATGACCAGATTCATCGGTCAGTACACGATGCTTGTATGATGTCTCATGCAAAAAAAAAAAATTCAAACATAATGATCTTGATAGTTTAGAAAATAAACTTCAACGAACTGATGGCACATGTTATATCGCAATAGAAAGCTTGTATTCGATGGAAGGAGATTTTGCTCCACTTCAGGAAATTGTTCAACTCGCTGAAAAATATTCTGCAGGTTTATTGGTTGATGAAGCTCATGCTTTTGGAGTTTTAGGATATGGAATGGTTACAGAACATCAATTACAGGATTATGTCTTGGCTACCGTAATTACCTATGGTAAAGCACTTGGTGCTCACGGTGCAGCAATACTGACCAATGAACTGGTCAAAACCTATCTTATCAATTTTGCTTCTCCTTTTATCTATACTACTTCTGCTCAGGATATACAGTGGATGTCCATAAAAATTGGGTATGATTTTCTTCAGATGCATCCTGAATTATCACTAAAGCTCCAGTATAACATAAATATTTTCAGGGCACAGGCTATTAAAACTCCTTCTTCAGAAAACAGTCCTATACAGGCAGTTATAATCCGGGATAATCAAAAATTAAAAATCTTACAAAATAATTTATCTGAAAAAGGAATGCTTACATACCCTATCTATAGTCCTACTGTAAAAGAAGGTACAGAAAGGTTACGTGTTTGTCTGCACAGCTTTAATACCGAAGAAGAAATTATAGAGCTTGTCAGAACACTTAAAGAATTTATATAAGAAAGTAAAATCGTGAAACAATAAAACAGATGGTCAATTCTGGACTTTTATCATTTCACATTTACGAAAATATTGAAACATGAAATTATTTATCACCGGAATAGGAACCGAAATAGGAAAAACCGTTTGTTCCGCTATTTTAACTCAACATTTTAAAGCAGATTATTGGAAACCAATACAATCGGGAGACCTTCATAACACGGACAGTATGAAAATCAAAGATTGGGTAGGAAGCGGGGTAGTCTGTCATCCTGAAACCTATCGTTTACAATTGGCCGCATCACCCCATCAATCTGCTGCGGAGGAAGGAATACAAATTCGGGTTGATGATTTTCAATTACCGGAAACATCAAATTCTCTTATTGTAGAAGGAGCTGGGGGATTGATGGTTCCCGTCTCAGATAATGAATTAATGATTGATCTCATCGAAAAGTTAAGACTTCCAGTGGTCTTGGTCGTCAGAAATTATCTGGGATGTATCAACCATACTTTATTATCAATAATGGCATTGAAAGAAAAAGGATTATTGCTCGAATACTTAATCCTAAACGGAGAATTTCCTCCTGATACTGAAAGAATAATACTCAATTACACGAATAAAAAAACAAAAATAATCAGAGTTCCGGATGTAGATTTTATTACAAAGGAAAAAATAGAATTAATCGCAAACAATTTACAAAATGGATAAAAAAACAGAACTTAGAAATGACTGGACCAAACAGGAAATAGAAGAGATATTTAATCAGCCTTTAATGGAGCTTATTTACAAGGCGGCTACTGTACATCGCGAATGGCATAATCCGGAAGAAATACAGATATCTACTTTATTATCTATTAAAACAGGAGGTTGTGTGGAAGACTGTTCCTACTGTGGACAGGCAGCACGTTATCATACCAATATCAAAGTACAGGCTTTATTGCCTACAGAAAAAGTAATTGAACATGCCCAGAAAGCAAAAGACTCAGGCTCTTCAAGATTCTGTATGGCTGCCGCATGGCGTGAAGTTCGTAATAACCGTGATTTTGACCGGGTTATTGATATGGTAAAAGGGGTGAACGAATTGGGATTAGAGGTATGTTGTACACTAGGAATGCTCACAGAAGAACAGGCGATAAGACTTCAGGAAGCTGGATTATATGCTTACAATCATAATCTGGATACATCCGAACAATATTACGAAGAAATCATTTCTACCCGAACATTTGACAATAGAATTAACACGATCAATAACGTTAGAAACGCAGGAATTACAGTATGTTCCGGAGGAATTATAGGTCTTGGAGAAACCAATGGTGATCGTATTTCCATGTTATTGACATTGGCAACAATGCCCAGACACCCGGAATCAGTTCCAATTAACGCTTTAGCGAGAGTACCTGGAACGCCTCTTGAAAACAATCCAAAAGTAGATACCTGGGAAATGGTAAGAATGATCGCTACCGCAAGAATTGTCATGCCTTCATCAATGGTTCGTTTAAGTGCCGGCCGAATCGAAATGACAGAATCTGAACAGGCATGGTGTTTTATGGCCGGAGCCAACTCAATTTTTACAGGAGAAAGAGAAACGTTACTAGTAACACCAAATCCAGGCGTATCTGAAGATATGCAGATGCTGAATAATCTGGGGCTGAAACCAAAGAAAAGAGCAGAAGAAGTTTGGATGAACAGTTTATAATAGTTGAAAATTGAAAGTGGAAAGTTGAGAATTCCGAGATTCGAAGTTCGGGGTTTGAGAGCATTAGGGTTTAATTAATCTAACTTCTAATATCTCCAATTTTTCATAAATACATTTTACATCAGTACATAAATACATTTTAAATGGACAACGAATTAAAAAAAAGAGACCGGGCTGTCAACTGGCATCCGTATACTCAGATGAAAACGGCTGATGATGCTATTCCTATCATCAGGGGAAAAGGAGTATACCTTTATGATAATGAAGGAAAAAAATATATTGATGCAGTTTCTTCATGGTGGGTTACCTTACACGGACACTCCAATCCATATATTGCTCAACGTGTATTTAACCAGCTGAATACCTTAGAGCAGGTTATTTTTGCAGGTTTTACTCATGAACCGGCTATACAGCTTTCGGAAAATTTACTAAACCTGCTTCCTGAAAATCAAGGGAAAGTTTTCTACTCGGATAATGGATCAACGGCTGTAGAAGTAGCATTAAAAATGTGTATCCAATATGCTTATAATCAAGAAAAAGCAAAAACGAAAATACTGGCTTTTAAAGATGCTTATCATGGGGATACTTTCGGTGCCATGTCTGTAAGTGGAAGAAGTGTATGGACGCAGCCTTTTGGAGACATGTTGTTTGAAGTTATCTTTATTGAAACTCCTAATTCTGAAAATCTCGAAGCATTAAAAGATCAGATTGAACATATCGCTGATGAAGTGGCATGTTTTATCTATGAACCTTTAATACAGGGAGCAGCAGGAATGCTTATGCATTCTCCGGAAGACCTGAGTGAATTGATGAAGTTTTGCAGGGCAAAAGAAATTATTATGATTCAGGATGAAGTTTTTACAGGATTCGGAAGAACCGGAAAGCTGTTTGCGGCAAACCATCTTTCCGAAAAACCTGATATTATGTGTTTTTCAAAAGGATTAACAGGCGGTACCATGCCAATGGGTATAACCACTTGTTCAGGTGAGATCTTTAGTGCGTTTTTATCTGATGACAAATATAAAACGCTATTTCATGGTCATTCATTTACGGCCAATCCTCTGGCATGTACTGCAGCATTAGCCAGTATGGAACTTTTATTACAGGAAAATACGCAATTTGCGATACAGAGAATAAGTAAACAACATACTGATTTTACAAAAATCCTTAGTCAGCACCATCTTGTTAAAAATGTACGTCAGACTGGAACCATTTTAGCCTGGGAATTGAGTACAGATCATGAGACTTCTTATTTTAATGAAATAGGAAAGAAGGTGTATGATGAGTTTTTATCAAGAGGAATTATTATGCGCCCGCTTGGAAATGTAATGTACCTGGTTCCTCCATATTGTATCACTTCTGAAGAGCTGGATTTCATCTATACAAATATCGTAGAAGTCCTTAACCTATTTCTAAAACAGAAATAGTCCATACTCTCGCTGCTGGCATAAACTCAACAGATTAAAAAACACAAAATCCAAATCTGCTCAATCTGCCCGATCTGCGAGAGTATATTTTTAAACTTATCTTTATTTTTTATTTCCTGTAGATCTGCAGATGGCGCAGATCTTATCTAAAATCACAGAATTGAAATCAATCTATTATTACACTTAAGCAAGGCGAAATCTAATTTAAAAACCTGCTTAATCTGCAAAATACGTGATAACTGTTGATCAATTACCCTTTTCTTTGTAACAATATTCATAATTTTGCTTTCTACAGAATTCAATAATTTTAAACGATTGACTATGGAAGATCTTAATTTTGAATCCAATTCATTACTTGAATTATATACTCATTTAAACCTGACGGTAAACCTGATTGATGCCACGGAGGGATTTTCTGTTTTTAATTTAAAAGATATTGGTTTTAAACTTCCTTATCAATCAACTTCCTACCGTCCGAACTTTTTTTCCTTTCTGTTTATAAAAGATGGTTCCGGACATTATACGATCGATGAATATACATTTGAAGTAAAACCTCATTCTGTATATTTTACAAACCCCAGCAACTACAGGACTTTTGGATGGGATAAAATTGAAGAGATCTACCTGATCACCTTTGATGAAACCTTTCTGAAAAAGTATATCAGCAAAGAAATCTTCGATTATTTTCCTTTTTTATTGACTGAAAAGATCAAACCTAAAACCGTTACAGATGAATTCTATGAAAAAGCAGAGCATATCTATCTTCAGATTCACTCTGAATATATGACCAATTCTTCAGAGAAGTATAAAATTATCGGTCATTTACTTGCTGTTTTATTTTATAGGATAAAAGAATATTTCTGGCAGGATTACGATCCTATTTATGAAGGTAACAGAAGTTCACAGATTGTAAAATCCTTCAAACAGCTTTTAGAAAAACATTATCGGGACTTAAGCTCAGATCAGGTAGAAACAGTCTTCAGAGTCCAGGATTATGCCAACGCACAAAATCTACATCCTAACTATCTAAGTTCTGTTATTAAAACCAAAACAGGAAAACCTATTGCTACATGGATTGCTGAAAAGACAATTTCTGAAGCTAAATCTTTATTAAAAAACTCTAGCATATCCATTAAGGAAATCACATATAAACTTGGGTTTTCTGAAACAGCCCACTTCAGCAATTACTTTAAGAAACATACCCATACTACACCAGTTCAATATCGAAAAGAACTGAAAGTAAAGTAATAATACTTTCCAACACATTTGAAATTTGCAAATAATGCTTTATTATTTGCAACAAATACCACTTGTTCTCAATCTACCTTTGTCATGTAAAATTAAAACATCAAAAAAGACATGAACAATTTATCAGGAAAAGTAGTATTAGTAACAGGAGCTTCAAAAGGAATAGGAGCTGAAGTTGCCAAAAAACTAGCAGAAGCCAATGCGAAAGTAATCGTAAACTACGCAGGAAGTAAAACGGAAGCTGAAGCTGTAGTCAGTTATATCAAAGAAAATAATGGTGATGCTATTGCAATACAGGCAGATGTAAGTAAGACGGAAGACGTAAAATCACTTTTTGATCAGGCTATCGCTCATTATGGTAAAATAGATGTATTGGTAAACAATGCAGGAGTGATGATCACTAAAACCATTCTCGAAACTACAGATGAAGAATTTGACCGCCAATTTAATATCAATGTAAAAGGGGTCTTCAATACCCTTCGTGAAGCGGCGACTAAATTAGCAGACAAAGGAAGTATCATCAATTTTTCAACATCTGTTAACCGATTGATGTTACCAGGATATGCAACATATGTAGCAACAAAATCTGCGGTAGAACAGCTCACAAGAGTTTTCTCAAGAGAGGTCGGAAACAGGGGAATTAATGTTAATTCAGTATCTCCCGGACCTACAGCGACAGCACTT is part of the Chryseobacterium paludis genome and encodes:
- a CDS encoding aminotransferase-like domain-containing protein, with the protein product MDSPVEIPYQSFVKISRTSDTSIYMQIANQLINAIQRGFLPFGTKLPGTRALSQTLEVHRNTIVAVYDELFSQGWVESIPNKGTFIIGKNHDEPLPFKEFGKNDLEHYPKITGFSFKTSNILDNPFEHSACEYLFNDGVPDIRLTQIDQHSKIYSAILKRKAHHKMLGHYNHDGSEFFKKNLSRYLNLSRGLPISKNNLLITRSTEMSIYIVSEVLLSQGDTVLVGALSYFSVNMIFQKAGVNIVSIPIDEEGIMVENVREACKKQKIRMLYLTPHHHYPTTVTLSAQRRLELLNLANEFGFIILEDDYDYDFHYDKSPILPLASADTNGMVVYIGSFGKSLAPGFRTGFIVAPENLMAELRKYLGIIDRQGDILMEQVLGEMIAEGEIHRYLKKSVKTYQERRDQFALLLEEYLGEFIKFQKPSGGLAIWTEWNISMNLMQLSRNCAQNNLFIPKTLLYQSKDLTAMRLGFGNLDFEEMKQSIKILSENVRKLI
- the bioD gene encoding dethiobiotin synthase, which encodes MKLFITGIGTEIGKTVCSAILTQHFKADYWKPIQSGDLHNTDSMKIKDWVGSGVVCHPETYRLQLAASPHQSAAEEGIQIRVDDFQLPETSNSLIVEGAGGLMVPVSDNELMIDLIEKLRLPVVLVVRNYLGCINHTLLSIMALKEKGLLLEYLILNGEFPPDTERIILNYTNKKTKIIRVPDVDFITKEKIELIANNLQNG
- the bioB gene encoding biotin synthase BioB yields the protein MDKKTELRNDWTKQEIEEIFNQPLMELIYKAATVHREWHNPEEIQISTLLSIKTGGCVEDCSYCGQAARYHTNIKVQALLPTEKVIEHAQKAKDSGSSRFCMAAAWREVRNNRDFDRVIDMVKGVNELGLEVCCTLGMLTEEQAIRLQEAGLYAYNHNLDTSEQYYEEIISTRTFDNRINTINNVRNAGITVCSGGIIGLGETNGDRISMLLTLATMPRHPESVPINALARVPGTPLENNPKVDTWEMVRMIATARIVMPSSMVRLSAGRIEMTESEQAWCFMAGANSIFTGERETLLVTPNPGVSEDMQMLNNLGLKPKKRAEEVWMNSL
- the bioA gene encoding adenosylmethionine--8-amino-7-oxononanoate transaminase; translated protein: MDNELKKRDRAVNWHPYTQMKTADDAIPIIRGKGVYLYDNEGKKYIDAVSSWWVTLHGHSNPYIAQRVFNQLNTLEQVIFAGFTHEPAIQLSENLLNLLPENQGKVFYSDNGSTAVEVALKMCIQYAYNQEKAKTKILAFKDAYHGDTFGAMSVSGRSVWTQPFGDMLFEVIFIETPNSENLEALKDQIEHIADEVACFIYEPLIQGAAGMLMHSPEDLSELMKFCRAKEIIMIQDEVFTGFGRTGKLFAANHLSEKPDIMCFSKGLTGGTMPMGITTCSGEIFSAFLSDDKYKTLFHGHSFTANPLACTAALASMELLLQENTQFAIQRISKQHTDFTKILSQHHLVKNVRQTGTILAWELSTDHETSYFNEIGKKVYDEFLSRGIIMRPLGNVMYLVPPYCITSEELDFIYTNIVEVLNLFLKQK
- a CDS encoding helix-turn-helix domain-containing protein codes for the protein MEDLNFESNSLLELYTHLNLTVNLIDATEGFSVFNLKDIGFKLPYQSTSYRPNFFSFLFIKDGSGHYTIDEYTFEVKPHSVYFTNPSNYRTFGWDKIEEIYLITFDETFLKKYISKEIFDYFPFLLTEKIKPKTVTDEFYEKAEHIYLQIHSEYMTNSSEKYKIIGHLLAVLFYRIKEYFWQDYDPIYEGNRSSQIVKSFKQLLEKHYRDLSSDQVETVFRVQDYANAQNLHPNYLSSVIKTKTGKPIATWIAEKTISEAKSLLKNSSISIKEITYKLGFSETAHFSNYFKKHTHTTPVQYRKELKVK
- a CDS encoding SDR family oxidoreductase is translated as MNNLSGKVVLVTGASKGIGAEVAKKLAEANAKVIVNYAGSKTEAEAVVSYIKENNGDAIAIQADVSKTEDVKSLFDQAIAHYGKIDVLVNNAGVMITKTILETTDEEFDRQFNINVKGVFNTLREAATKLADKGSIINFSTSVNRLMLPGYATYVATKSAVEQLTRVFSREVGNRGINVNSVSPGPTATALFLNGKPQDVIDRLASLNPFGRIAKTDDIASVVVFLASDEAKWINAQNIGVNGGMA